AGCGGAGCGTTGACGCTGTAGCAGAACCCGGCCAGACCCTCGGCGTCGCTGGAGGCGAACCGGACCCGGCGGGTGACCCCCGGGGCGAGCCCGCCGCTGGCCAGGTCGTACCCGTCCGCCGAGGTGATGGTGGGCTCGGTCGGCGCAACGGTGTCCGCGGTGAGCGCCGCTGCGACTGCCGGGTGGGTGCTCGCGAAGGAGGCCTGCGCGGGTATCTGGACGGCGCCGGCGGCGAGCAGGACCGCGAGGACCGACCCGGCGCGGCGGCCGGTCGGCCCGGGGCGGGCGGCTACGGGATCGGCGGTCGCGGCGGACGACCTACCCGTGTGAAGCGGGGGCATGTAGGAAATTCCTCCCATGATTCGGGCACCGACGGCACGTGTGCCGCGCGGGGCCTTCGGACGCTATCAGGGAGGTCTGACGGAGTGACGGTCAATATCCTTCACCGGGCGTCGGCACGCAGGCGCCTGAGGGAACGTCAAGCAGCGGAACATCAGCGGTCCGGTCTCTCCGAGGGTGCCTCTCGGTGGGAGAAACGTACGGAACAGGAGCGGGTCGGCGGGGGTGAATTCGATGAATTCCATCGGCTCGGGGTTCGGCCCCGAGGATGTTCGGGCGGCGCCGCCGGGTGGATCGCTTCGTCAGGCGGCCGCAATGGTCGGCATAATTCCTGCGGACGAATTCCCCCGGCGGCGCCGCCCGTGCCGTCAGGCCTTCAGGGCCGCCAACTGCGCGGCGAGGGTGTCGCTGTGCTGGAAGGTCAGACCGGCCAGGGCGACGTGCTTCCAGCGGACGGTGCCGTCGCCGTCCAGGATGAAGACGGAGCGGCGCAGGCCGAGACCCGGGACGGCGATGCCGTAGGCGCGGGCGATGGCGCGGTCGGTGTCGGCGAGCAGGGGGAAGGCGAGGTGGTGCTTGCGGGCGAAGCGTTCGTGGCTGTCGAGGTCCTGCGGGCTGATGCCCCAGACGGTGGCGCCGAGGTCCTTGAAGCGGTCCAGGTCGGAGGTGTAGGAGCAGAGCTGCTTGGTGCAGACGGCGGTGTCGTCGCCGGGGTAGAAGACCAGGACGAGCGGGTTGCCCTTGGCTTCGGTGAGGCGGTAGTCGCGGCGTTCGGCGATGTCCTCGTCGAGCAGGACACCGGGGAGGGTGAACTCGGGGGCTTGGCTGCCGGGCTCGGGGGGCTTGGGCATGAGGGTGGGGCCTTCCGGGGGGGAGTGGGGACGTTCGGGGAAGGTGGTGCGAGGGTGCCGCGGCGACGGAGGTGGGGCCGCCGGTCGCCTCATCGCACCTTACGCCGCAGGTGCGGGGTGCCTTTCGCCCGAGTGGTCCCGTGCTCGGGCCGGGGCCGGCGGGGGAAGTCGTCCCGGTGCCGAGGCCCGTGCCGCCGGGCGTCGTGGGTGCCTTCCCGGCCTGCCAACGGGGTTGCTGCCGTGGCGTACGGGCTGTCGGCCGGCCCGGCGCGGCGCCGGGTGGGGATCCGCAGGGTGGTGGTGGGTCGCCCGGGCGGGTGACGGTGGGGTGCGTGGACGGTGACCTGCCGTCCTTCGGGCCGGCGGTTAGCTGTCGGGCCGGCCGGGGGCGTCCCCGGCTCGGGCGGCCCGGATCTCGCCGAGGTGGTTCTCGGCCCAGCGGCAGAGTTCCGCGAGCAGGGGCGAGAGGGAGTCGCCGAGCGGGGTGAGCGAGTACTCGACGTGCGGAGGCACGACCGGGAAGGACACCCGGCGGACGATGCCGTCGCCCTCCAGGCTCCGGAGCGTTTGGGTGAGCATCCAAGATCGGGAACCGCCTGCCGGCAGCGCCGCCGACCGGGATGATCGGTCCGACGCCGTGGCCGCAGAAATCGCGGCCCGCGCACGGTGATGACGCAAGGACACGAAGGAGAGCAAGCAGATGAAGATCGCGGTACTGGGCACCGGTGAGGTCGGCCGTCGGCTGGCCGGCAAGCTCGCCTCGCTCGGCCACCAGGTCACCCTCGGCTCCCGCACGGCGGACAACGCCGAGGCGAAGCAGTGGGCCGCGGACAACGGCGGTGCGCACGGCACCTTCGCGGACGCCGCCGCGGCCGGGGAGCTGGTGGTGAACGCCACCGGCGGCCTGGTCTCGATGGCCGTGCTGGAGGCCGCGGGCGCGGACAACCTGCGCGGCAAGGTGCTGGTCGACGTGTCCAACGCCCTCGACTTCTCCGCCGGTTTCCCGCCGAGCGTGGTCACGCCGGACGGCGGCAGCCTCGCGGAGCAGCTGCAGAAGGCGTTCCCGGAGACCCGGGTCGTCAAGACGCTGAACACGATGAACAACAGCGTGATGGTCGACCCCGGCCGGGTTCCGGGCCACCACAACGTCTTCGTCAGCGGCGACGACGCGGGCGCCAAGGCCGAGGTCTCGGCGATCCTGGAGTCCTTCGGCTGGGCGCCGGACCGGATCGTCGACCTGGGGGACCTGTCGAGTGCCCGCGCGACCGAGCTGCTGATGCCGCTGTGGCTCCGGCTGTACGGGGTGCTCGGCCCGGTGGACTTCAACTTCTCGGTGGTCACCGCGCCGCCCGTGGAGTGATCCCGTGGTCGGTGCGGGCCGGCCCGCACCGACCACCGCCCGGCCGCCGACCCGCCGTACCGACGGCAACCCGGGCCGCGGGCCGTCGTAGGGTCGGGGCATGACCGTGCTGCGCTCCGCCCTGCTGTTCGTCCTCGCCGCCGTGCTGGAGATCGGCGGCGCCTGGCTGGTCTGGCAGGGCGTGCGGGAGCACCGGGGGTGGGCCTGGGTGGGCGCGGGTGTGGTCGCGCTCGGGGCGTACGGCTTCGTCGCCACCCTCCAGCAGGATGCGAACTTCGGCCGGATCCTGGCGGCGTACGGCGGGGTGTTCGTGGCCGGCTCGCTGGCCTGGGCGATGGCGCTGGACGGCTACCGGCCGGACCGGTACGACGTGATCGGCGCGCTGGTCTGTCTGGCCGGCGTGGTGGTGATCATGTACGCCCCGCGCGGCACCTGAGGCCGGCGGGGCGTCCGGTCCGGCGGCCGGGCTCGGCCGCCTACTGCCGGTACGTCGTCAGGAAGCGGCCGATCCGGCTGATGGCGGTCTCCAGGTCGTCGGCGCGCGGGAGGGTGACGAAGCGGAAGTGGTCGGGGCGGGGCCAGTTGAAGCCGGTGCCCTGGACGATGTGGATCTTCTCGCGGAGCAGCAGGTCCAGGACGAACTTCTCGTCGTCGACGATCTTGTGCACGGCCGGGTCGAGCTTGGCGAACGCGTACAGCGCGCCCTTGGGCTTGACGCAGCTGACGCCGGGGATGTCGTTGAGGGCCCGCCAGGCGACGTCGCGCTGCTCGGCGAGCCGGCCGGTCGGCAGCACCAGGTCGTTGATGGACTGGTGGCCGCCGAGCGCCGCCTGCACGGCGTACTGGGCGGGGACGTTGGGGCACAGTCGCATGCCCGCGAGCATGGTCAGGCCCTCCAGGTAGTCCTTGGCGCGGGCCTTGGGGCCGGAGACGACCAGCCAGCCGCTGCGGAAGCCCGCCACCCGGTAGGACTTGGAGAGGCCGTTGAAGGTGAGGGTGACCACGTCGTCGGCGAGCGCGGCCAGGCAGTGGTGCTCGGTGCCGTCGTAGAGGATCTTGTCGTAGATCTCGTCGGCGAGGACCATCAGGTTGTGCCGCCGGGCCAGGTCGAGGATGCCCTCCAGCAGCTCCTTCGGGTAGACGGCGCCCGTCGGGTTGTTGGGGTTGATGACCACGATGGCCTTGGTGCGGTGGGAGATCTTGGAGGCGATGTCGTCCAGGTCGGGGTACCAGTTGGCCTCCTCGTCGCAGAGGTAGTGCACGGCCTTGCCGCCGGCGAGGCGCACCACGGCCGTCCAGAGCGGGAAGTCGGGGGCCGGGACGAGGACTTCGTCGCCGTCGTCCACCAGGGCCTGCACGGACATCTGGATCAGTTCGGAGACGCCGTTGCCGAGGTAGACGTCGTCGACCGTCACGCCGCCGACGCCGCGCTGCTGGTAGTACTGCACCACGGCGCGGCGGGCCGGCAGGATGCCGCGGGAGTCGCTGTAGCCGTGGGCGTTCGGCAGGTTGCGGACGATGTCCTGGATGATCTCCTCGGGCGCCTCGAAGCCGAAGGTCGCGGGGTTGCCGGTGTTCAGCCGCAGGACGCTGTGCCCGGCCTCCTCCAGCGCGTTCGCCTGGTCGACCACCGGCCCGCGGATCTCGTAGCAGACACCCTTGAGCTTGCTGGACTGGCGGAACTCCATCAGCGGCCTCCCGACCCTCACCCTCACGACCTGGTCGCTTTGTTCTACCAAGTAACCACTTGGAAAGTCCAACCTTTTGGCTATGCTGATCCCCATGTCACGCCGAAGCTACGACCAGTACTGCGCCGTCGCCCGCGCCCTGGACGCGGTGGGGGAGCGCTGGAGTCTTCTGATCGTCCGTGAACTCCTCGGCGGCCCACGCCGCTACACCGACCTGCACGCCGACCTGCCCGGCGTCTCCACCGACATCCTCGCCGCCCGCCTCAAGCAGCTGGAGGCCGACGGCCTCGTCCTGCGCCGCAAACTCGAGCGGCCCGCCAACGCAGTGGTGTACGAGCTGACCGACCGCGGCACCGCGCTGCGCCGGGTCGTCCTCGCGCTCGGCGAGTGGGGCACCGACCTGCTGGGTGAGCAGCGCCCGACCGACGCCGTCCGGGAGCACTGGTTCGGCCCGGCGCCGGTGCAGGGTGTCACGGCCGGCGACTGAACACCGGCCGGGCCGGGGCTGCCCCTGCCGTCAGGCGTACCGCACGGAGGTCTTGAGGGCGGCCGCCAGCCAGGTGTGGGCCGATCCCATGTCCGGCTCGCCGTCCGCCCGCAGCTCGGCGGCCAGCGACCAGTAGCGCTCCATCCGCGGGTCGCGCCGCCCGATCGTGCGGGCGGCCAGCCCGCGCCGGTAGTCGGCCGAGTCGGTGGTGCGCTCGGCCGCCGCGTGGGCCTGGACGAAGCAGTCCAGCGCCCCGCCGGCCGCCGGCGGCCGGCCCGCCCGCAGCTCCTGTCCGGCCAGCTCGTACGCCTCGCCGAGGCCGTCGTACATCTTCACCGCGTCGCACCCCGGCCCGGGGCCGGTCAGTTCCCGGATGGACGCGGCGGCGGCCCGGTCCGAGGCGAGTGCGTGCAGCCTGGCGTACGCCAGGGCCTGCTGCGGGGTCGGGTCGGTGGGCAGCTCGGGGACGGCCGACCCGACGATCGCGGTCGTCAGCCGGGCCGGTAGCCGTACGGGCAGGATCCGGCGCCAGAACGCCGCCAGCACGTCCGGGCCCGGCGGGCTGTCCAGGGCCTCGCCGAGCAGCTCCAGGCCCTCCGGGCCGGCCAGTTCGAAGGCCGCCAGGGCGGCCTCCCGC
The sequence above is a segment of the Kitasatospora sp. NBC_00240 genome. Coding sequences within it:
- a CDS encoding peroxiredoxin, with protein sequence MPKPPEPGSQAPEFTLPGVLLDEDIAERRDYRLTEAKGNPLVLVFYPGDDTAVCTKQLCSYTSDLDRFKDLGATVWGISPQDLDSHERFARKHHLAFPLLADTDRAIARAYGIAVPGLGLRRSVFILDGDGTVRWKHVALAGLTFQHSDTLAAQLAALKA
- a CDS encoding helix-turn-helix domain-containing protein codes for the protein MLTQTLRSLEGDGIVRRVSFPVVPPHVEYSLTPLGDSLSPLLAELCRWAENHLGEIRAARAGDAPGRPDS
- a CDS encoding NAD(P)-binding domain-containing protein, whose translation is MKIAVLGTGEVGRRLAGKLASLGHQVTLGSRTADNAEAKQWAADNGGAHGTFADAAAAGELVVNATGGLVSMAVLEAAGADNLRGKVLVDVSNALDFSAGFPPSVVTPDGGSLAEQLQKAFPETRVVKTLNTMNNSVMVDPGRVPGHHNVFVSGDDAGAKAEVSAILESFGWAPDRIVDLGDLSSARATELLMPLWLRLYGVLGPVDFNFSVVTAPPVE
- a CDS encoding YnfA family protein, encoding MTVLRSALLFVLAAVLEIGGAWLVWQGVREHRGWAWVGAGVVALGAYGFVATLQQDANFGRILAAYGGVFVAGSLAWAMALDGYRPDRYDVIGALVCLAGVVVIMYAPRGT
- a CDS encoding pyridoxal phosphate-dependent aminotransferase, with the protein product MEFRQSSKLKGVCYEIRGPVVDQANALEEAGHSVLRLNTGNPATFGFEAPEEIIQDIVRNLPNAHGYSDSRGILPARRAVVQYYQQRGVGGVTVDDVYLGNGVSELIQMSVQALVDDGDEVLVPAPDFPLWTAVVRLAGGKAVHYLCDEEANWYPDLDDIASKISHRTKAIVVINPNNPTGAVYPKELLEGILDLARRHNLMVLADEIYDKILYDGTEHHCLAALADDVVTLTFNGLSKSYRVAGFRSGWLVVSGPKARAKDYLEGLTMLAGMRLCPNVPAQYAVQAALGGHQSINDLVLPTGRLAEQRDVAWRALNDIPGVSCVKPKGALYAFAKLDPAVHKIVDDEKFVLDLLLREKIHIVQGTGFNWPRPDHFRFVTLPRADDLETAISRIGRFLTTYRQ
- a CDS encoding MerR family transcriptional regulator produces the protein MTGTVRRPAPAPTAARSAVPGLDAPGPGPGPDDLGQPDGYSIGELAETAGVSVKTVRFYSDSGLLPEAGRSPGGHRRYGAGALERLRTVRRLRALGLALPAVADVLHGEAELAGALARQRQETHRQMAELRWREAALAAFELAGPEGLELLGEALDSPPGPDVLAAFWRRILPVRLPARLTTAIVGSAVPELPTDPTPQQALAYARLHALASDRAAAASIRELTGPGPGCDAVKMYDGLGEAYELAGQELRAGRPPAAGGALDCFVQAHAAAERTTDSADYRRGLAARTIGRRDPRMERYWSLAAELRADGEPDMGSAHTWLAAALKTSVRYA